From one Coffea eugenioides isolate CCC68of chromosome 11, Ceug_1.0, whole genome shotgun sequence genomic stretch:
- the LOC113751941 gene encoding uncharacterized protein LOC113751941 yields the protein MASSLLGWVLWDPGSSEMRSCWASEIVLQENKLQDILIELYTGHSAEALSFRTYVRTYNNMFAFTSFGVHYDRSLCRRTNGIYTFKVQGQTYHFIKDLIPHECRTVYLQLYFHDTEHELENRLATSENLTESAVKKIMHVMELNPYASFLRSLKNVPNLDSYQIVLKSHSENDQRVWNQPTASQIAALWVEGQESGEGYKRHIQIYTKEGKDHLVHYYYGCYDPLQYPLLFPFGETGWHPGIKRTAPHNPNKRKRYNRTANCTPASTDCKSAEELIAAEHQASHNPENNKEFVSMREYYAYKLQMREKYTPGILNTGRLLQQYVIDMYIKIESQRLDYYRSRQQLIRREELQGIMDSVMSGHCQGSKIGQRVILPASFIGGPRDMRRRYVDAMALVQKFGKPDLFITMTCNPSWPEVKKHMLPTDEGHNRPDLLARVFHAKLDLLKDQLFKKQIFGAVAAYTYVVEFQKRGLPHTHFLIILEPGSKLYSTESYDKIVSAEIPDITANQHLFRMVRKHMIHGPCGAQNPDNVCMQGNQKKRCRNNYPKSFAQTTFHGKNAYPTYRRRNDGQKIIVRGHQLDNRWIVPHNRYLLAKFDCHINVEICSTVKAVKYIYKYIYKGHDRIHFRVNSDAPAQDNNSSQPLPIDEIKDFQSARWVCAVEAIWRVYRFNLSEIHPSVIHLQLHLQNCQSMSFTPDQDLRDVISNKYTKRTMLTEFFYMNSVDELAQDLKCTYKEFPEHFVWYPGRKKWEPRKQKDCIGRIVTAGIKEGERYFLRLLLTHVKGPKSFEDLKTVNGTYVNTFREAAILRGYFESDTSQEECLEEASSYQMPYILRRLFATLLVHFPPLNARKLWEKFEHCLSEDFMKIPDISTDETRYKVLEQINNFLESMGRDINSYALVPYLLNFNDLNKSTRDTIAETRITVLESDLQKIDLLNNDQKTAFDIITHAVFQKKHGCFFVDGPGGTGKTFLYRALLAEARSKGFIALATASCGVAASILPGGRTTHSRFNIPLDTTKNKNCRISKQSSSAELLQKASLIIWDEAPMINKGSIEAVDRLLQDLMDSNALFGSKVIVFGGDFRHVLPVVLKGTKSEFIDASIVNSYIWPHLHKLQLTENMRARDDPEFIEYLLRVGNGTEPTVNNDCIQIPPSMLIRYTNDEDSIKQLTTTVFPDLSIFSHHDFSAVNRAILTTKNEFVDQINQQLIHDMPGCIQEYISRDKCIEDSDQIIMEDFINALTPNGFPPHILILKPNTPIMLLRNIDPPQGLCNGTRLICKSLKSNVIYATISCGEFTGKEVFLHRICFRIENDPESPVSFERIQFPIRPCFAMTINKAQGQTLDFVGIYLREPVFSHGQLYVAMSRAKNKSSIKILIKPAIFSTGEDSITHNVVYREKLPITCSSELQDDRKVIGFAEIVPGLQYWTTIAQVLDKQKPLLSKAGNRYQKLTLIDNQGITVEAMIYKSDIEFFRNHFNLYKRYMISNARVEYTPLEYRAHENQCTWYIDNSTIVQAIDEASPPEIPSVFTFTPFRRFYQHIDDTSDIDTLGIVAQVHPRNHRGPTPTREIVIIDNRIKQLIMYFVLRKKLTGFKELHDFSTEASTYGIMHAQTVTNHSEQNHSGKLSALPAISKCRLTIELADYSGMLTLDLYDNDAEQLLTFTLLEIQELEDKHQLNYIAIEQAIENTILTCFVKKIMGNRGSGDTEKYTAIIVHKANAAEIISKIPTTPASIATSSTCASSTPGPSTAEAVPKHSTFDSELFTALKITESPTKRQRTDVTDMEQ from the exons ATGGCCTCCTCATTGTTGGGCTGGGTCCTTTGGGACCCTGGTTCTTCAGAAATGCGGTCTTGCTGGGCTTCCGAG ATAGTTCTCCAAGAGAACAAACTTCAAGATATTCTCATAGAACTATATACTGGTCATTCTGCTGAAGCTCTTTCTTTCAGAACATATGTCAGAACATATAATAATATGTTTGCCTTCACCTCTTTCGGAGTACATTATGACAGATCCCTATGCAGGAGAACTAATGGTATCTACACATTCAAAGTCCAGGGACAAACCTATCACTTCATCAAGGATCTTATTCCACATGAGTGCAGGACTGTTTATTTGCAGCTATATTTTCATGATACAGAGCATGAGTTAGAAAACAGACTGGCTACATCAGAGAACCTAACAGAAAGTGCAGTGAAAAAAATTATGCATGTCATGGAATTGAATCCATATGCCTCTTTTCTCCGAAGCTTAAAAAATGTTCCGAATCTCGACTCATATCAAATCGTCTTAAAGTCTCATTCAGAAAATGACCAGAGAGTTTGGAATCAACCAACTGCATCTCAAATTGCAGCCTTGTGGGTAGAGGGCCAAGAATCTGGAGAAGGATACAAAAGGCATATCCAAATCTATACTAAAGAAGGCAAGGATCATCTGGTGCACTACTATTATGGATGCTATGATCCATTGCAGTATCCGCTGCTGTTTCCATTTGGAGAGACAGGATGGCATCCTGGTATAAAAAGAACAGCACCACATAATccaaacaaaaggaaaagatacaATAGAACAGCCAACTGCACTCCTGCTTCTACTGATTGCAAATCTGCAGAAGAACTAATAGCAGCTGAACACCAAG CTTCTCACAATCCTGAAAACAATAAAGAGTTTGTATCTATGCGTGAGTATTACGCATACAAGTTGCAGATGCGGGAAAAATACACTCCAGGCATACTCAATACCGGCCGACTACTTCAACAATATGTCATCGATATGTACATCAAGATAGAATCTCAGAGACTTGATTATTACAGAAGCCGACAACAGTTAATAAGAAGAGAGGAACTTCAAGGCATAATGGACAGTGTCATGTCAGGACATTGCCAAGGATCCAAAATAGGTCAGCGAGTTATTCTTCCAGCATCATTCATAGGTGGTCCTCGCGACATGAGAAGAAGATATGTTGATGCTATGGCTCTCGTGCAAAAATTCGGCAAACCAGATTTATTTATCACTATGACATGCAATCCTTCATGGCCTGAGGTGAAAAAACACATGCTACCTACTGATGAAGGTCATAACAGACCAGACTTACTCGCTCGAGTTTTCCATGCTAAGCTTGATCTTTTGAAGGACCAACTCTTCAAGAAACAAATATTTGGAGCAGTAGCAGCTTATACCTATGTTGTTGAGTTTCAGAAACGTGGTCTACCGCATACTCATTTCCTCATAATTTTAGAGCCAGGTTCAAAACTTTATTCCACAGAATCCTATGATAAAATCGTCAGTGCAGAAATTCCAGATATAACAGCAAATCAACATTTATTCAGAATGGTTCGAAAGCACATGATCCACGGTCCTTGCGGAGCACAAAATCCAGATAATGTTTGTATGCAAGGAAATCAGAAGAAAAGATGCAGAAATAATTACCCAAAATCATTTGCTCAGACAACCTTTCATGGAAAGAATGCGTATCCTACTTATCGAAGGAGAAATGATGGACAGAAAATAATTGTTCGTGGCCATCAGCTTGATAACAGATGGATAGTTCCACACAACAGATACTTATTGGCAAAATTTGATTGCCACATAAATGTTGAAATCTGTTCCACTGTGAAAGCTgtcaaatatatatacaaatatatatacaaggGTCATGATAGGATTCATTTTAGAGTAAACTCAGATGCTCCTGCTCAAGACAATAATAGCTCCCAACCTCTTCCAATCGATGAAATAAAGGACTTCCAATCAGCTCGATGGGTGTGTGCAGTTGAAGCAATTTGGAGAGTGTACAGATTTAACCTCAGTGAGATCCACCCTTCTGTAATTCATCTCCAGCTCCATCTACAAAACTGTCAGTCCATGAGTTTCACACCTGATCAAGACCTACGAGATGTAATCAGCAACAAGTATACAAAAAGAACTATGTTAACTGAATTCTTTTACATGAATTCTGTGGATGAGTTAGCTCAGGATCTTAAGTGCACATACAAAGAATTCCCAGAGCACTTCGTTTGGTACCCCGGAAGAAAAAAATGGGAACCTAGAAAGCAAAAGGACTGTATTGGCAGAATTGTCACAGCAGGTATAAAAGAAGGAGAACGTTATTTTCTTCGACTACTTCTAACACATGTGAAAGGCCCCAAATCATTTGAAGACCTCAAGACAGTGAATGGAACATACGTAAACACATTCCGTGAAGCAGCAATTCTCAGAGGATACTTTGAATCAGATACATCGCAAGAAGAATGCCTCGAAGAAGCCAGTTCATATCAAATGCCATACATATTGAGAAGGCTGTTTGCAACTTTGCTGGTACACTTTCCTCCATTAAATGCTAGAAAGCTATGGGAGAAATTTGAACATTGTCTATCAGAAGATTTCATGAAAATACCAGATATATCAACTGATGAAACACGATACAAGGTTCTAGAACAGATAAACAATTTTCTTGAATCTATGGGAAGAGATATTAACTCATATGCCCTGGTTCCAtatcttttaaattttaatgaTCTCAACAAGAGCACGAGGGACACAATAGCAGAGACAAGAATCACTGTGCTAGAGTCTGATCTGCAAAAAATTGATCTATTAAACAATGATCAGAAAACTGCCTTTGATATAATCACTCATGCAGTCTTCCAAAAGAAACATGGATGCTTTTTTGTTGATGGTCCAGGTGGAACCGGAAAAACTTTCCTTTATCGAGCATTATTAGCTGAGGCAAGATCCAAAGGATTCATTGCGCTGGCTACAGCATCATGCGGAGTAGCAGCTTCAATATTGCCCGGTGGGAGAACAACTCACTCAAGATTTAACATACCATTAGATACAACAAAAAATAAGAATTGCAGAATCAGCAAGCAAAGTTCGTCGGCAGAACTTCTGCAAAAAGCCAGTCTTATAATTTGGGATGAAGCTCCGATGATAAATAAAGGTTCAATAGAAGCTGTTGATAGATTACTCCAGGATCTAATGGACTCAAACGCTTTATTTGGATCTAAAGTGATCGTTTTCGGAGGAGATTTTCGACACGTATTACCAGTTGTTCTTAAAGGAACAAAATCAGAATTCATTGATGCCAGCATAGTCAACTCATATATATGGCCACACCTTCATAAGCTTCAACTTACAGAAAACATGAGAGCAAGGGATGATCCAGAATTCATTGAATATTTGCTTCGTGTTGGAAATGGAACAGAGCCTACTGTCAACAACGACTGCATACAAATACCTCCATCAATGCTGATAAGATATACAAATGATGAAGATTCAATCAAACAGTTGACTACCACGGTATTCCCAGATTTGTCAATATTCTCTCATCATGATTTCTCAGCTGTAAATCGTGCTATACTCACAACAAAAAATGAGTTTGTTGATCAGATTAATCAGCAGCTCATACACGATATGCCTGGTTGCATTCAAGAATACATTAGCCGAGACAAATGTATTGAAGATTCTGACCAAATAATCATGGAGGACTTCATAAATGCCCTAACACCAAATGGATTTCCACCTCACATATTGATTCTCAAGCCAAACACTCCAATTATGCTCCTTAGAAATATTGATCCGCCCCAAGGACTATGCAATGGAACAAGGCTCATCTGCAAATCCTTAAAGTCCAATGTCATATATGCTACAATAAGTTGTGGAGAATTCACTGGCAAGGAAGTCTTCCTTCACAGAATCTGCTTCAGAATAGAAAATGATCCAGAGTCGCCAGTATCTTTTGAAAGAATACAATTTCCTATTCGACCATGCTTCGCTATGACTATCAATAAAGCTCAAGGGCAGACTCTAGATTTTGTGGGAATATATTTACGTGAACCAGTTTTTTCACACGGCCAGTTATATGTAGCAATGTCAAGAGCTAAGaacaagagttcaataaaaattCTGATCAAACCAGCTATATTTAGCACTGGAGAAGACTCAATAACACATAATGTAGTATATAGAGAA AAACTACCCATTACTTGCTCTTCTGAATTACAGGATGACAGAAAAGTGATAGGTTTTGCTGAAATCGTTCCCGGACTTCAATACTGGACAACGATAGCCCAAGTCCTTGACAAGCAGAAACCTCTACTATCAAAAGCAGGAAATCGTTATCAGAAGCTTACTCTGATTGATAACCAG GGAATTACAGTGGAAGCTATGATATACAAGTCAGATATAGAATTCTTCCGCAACCACTTCAACTTGTACAAACGTTACATGATATCCAATGCAAGAGTTGAATACACTCCGCTGGAATACCGTGCACATGAAAATCAATGCACCTGGTATATTGACAACTCTACCATTGTCCAAGCAATCGATGAAGCAAGCCCTCCAGAAATTCCCTCTGTTTTCACATTCACACCTTTCAGAAGATTCTATCAACATATTGATGACACTTCAGACATAG ATACCCTTGGCATTGTTGCACAAGTTCATCCACGAAATCACAGAGGCCCTACCCCAACCAGAGAAATTGTCATCATAGATAACAG AATCAAGCAGCTGATAATGTATTTTGTTCTCAGAAAAAAGCTTACTGGATTCAAGGAACTCCACGATTTCTCGACAGAAGCCAGCACTTATGGTATAATGCATGCTCAAACTGTCACAAATCATTCAGAGCAAAACCACTCTGGAAAATTGTCTGCACTTCCTGCAATAAGCAA ATGCAGATTAACCATAGAGCTGGCTGACTACTCTGGAATGCTCACACTTGATCTATATGACAATGATGCAGAGCAACTATTGACCTTCACTCTACTTGAAATTCAAGAACTTGAAGACAAG CACCAGCTCAACTACATTGCTATTGAACAAGCTATTGAAAACACCATTCTCACTTGCTTTGTGAAAAAAATAATGGGAAACCGTGGATCCGGGGACACAGAAAAATACACAGCCATAATAGTGCACAAAGCAAATGCTGCAGAAATCATATCAAAGATTCCTACAACCCCAGCATCGATTGCTACTTCCTCCACATGCGCTTCCTCGACTCCAGGACCATCAACTGCAGAAGCTGTCCCAAAACACTCAACTTTTGACAGTGAATTATTCACAGCTCTCAAAATTACAGAAAGTCCAACTAAGAGACAACGCACTGACGTGACTGATATGGAGCAGTAG
- the LOC113751939 gene encoding uncharacterized protein LOC113751939, which produces MISLIKDHRDVFAWSADEVVGVPPELMTHQLNVDPQARPVRQKRRHFGPERSQAISDEVDKLLPAKMIHEVQYPTWLSNPVMVKKDTGGWRMCVDFTDLNKACPKDCYPLPRIDALVDAAMGYEILCFLDAFKGYHQIGMSEEDQEKTAFYTERGTYCYTTMPFGLKNAGATYQRLINRLFQNQIGRNVEAYVDDILVKSLATSSFLSDVREVFGVLRDSRMKLNPKKCVFGVTSGKFLGYLVSHRGIEANPDKVKAIQDMSPPRNIREVQRLNGRLAALNRFLSQSAEKALPFFKVLKNADQFAWTEECQAAFDQLKQYLHHLPTLASPRPEEKLYLYLSAADEAVSAVLIRDEGTQVPVYYDRPAHSANIGATRTSGRLTKWAVELGEYDLSYEPRTAIKAQALADFLAELTFTEGPESTSALPEVSTSSLWTLYVDGSSNGDGCGAGLLLEGPQGEVCSYALRFDFPATNNEAEYEALIAGLQLARKLGAQQIHVRSDSQLVVRQVIGEYEAKDETMQRYLSKVHQLTAYFKSFEIQRIPRSQNKRADALSRLASTSFSDLSKTVLVEVLSEPGYVEEVACPVHSEETWMTPFILFLGQGVLPEDRAEARKIQRKAARYALRDGELYKRSYLGPWLRCVTPEAGREVPHEIHEGLCGAHIGHRMLAKKAMLLGYFWPSLRQDSQDLVLGCPSCQVHAPEHHQPSNFMVPITSPWPFEQWGTDIIGPFPKAVGGYTFLVTAVDYFTKWVEAEPLRTISGLAIQKFFWKCIICRFGIPRVIISDNGRQFAENPFKTWCENLGIKQHFTSVGHPQANGQAENFNRTLLHGLRTRLHRVGSSWVEELPSVLWSYRTTPRSATRETPFSLTYGAEAVIPAEILTPSPRLAAYAAEVNDEERQLDLDLVEERRNLASARIASYKNTLAHYYNARVRHRRFQPGDLVLRKNSVSRAEPQGKLCPKWEGPYRVVESDAKGYCKLSYRDGSLVPRSWHAENLRLYYYSLKVIDFHSVISFKVDFISILVKLDFNLLVIFSTNMMPSIPY; this is translated from the exons atgatctCCCTGATCAAAGACCACCGAGACGTCTTCGCGTGGTCCGCGGATGAAGTGGTCGGAGTGCCACCCGAGCTCATGACTCACCAACTCAACGTTGACCCGCAGGCCCGACCTGTGCGACAGAAACGAAGGCACTTCGGCCCCGAACGTAGCCAAGCCATATCGGATGAGGTCGACAAGCTCTTGCCGGCCAAGATGATCCACGAGGTCCAATATCCCACCTGGCTGTCCAATCCAGTCATGGTAAAAAAGGACACCGGGGGATGGAGAATGTGTGTCGACTTCACCGACCTCAACAAGgcctgccccaaagattgctatcCTCTGCCAAGGATAGACGCCCTCGTCGACGCGGCGATGGGGTATGAAATCCTCTGCTTCCTAGATGCCTTCAAAGGGTATCATCAAATAGGAATGAGTGAGGAGGACCAAGAGAAAACGGCGTTCTACACCGAACGAGGTACTTATTGTTACACTACCATGCCCTTCGGGCTAAAGAACGCCGGGGCGACCTACCAAAGGCTGATCAACCGACTCTTCCAGAATCAGATCGGCCGCAATGTGGAGGCCTATGTGGATGACATCCTCGTTAAAAGCCTCGCCACTTCATCCTTTCTGTCAGACGTGAGGGAAGTCTTTGGTGTCCTGCGAGACTCGAGGATGAAGCTGAATCCCAAGAAGTGCGTCTTCGGCGTCACCTCGGGAAAATTCTTGGGGTATCTGGTTTCCCACCGGGGAATCGAGGCCAACCCCGACAAAGTGAAAGCCATTCAGGACATGTCCCCACCTCGGAACATCCGAGAAGTCCAACGGCTGAATGGACGCCTGGCCGCGCTGAATCGCTTCCTGTCCCAATCAGCCGAGAAAGCTCTGCCTTTCTTTAAGGTGCTGAAGAATGCTGACCAGTTCGCCTGGACTGAGGAGTGTCAGGCTGCTTTCGACCAGCTGAAGCAGTACTTGCATCACCTACCAACACTCGCTTCACCTCGGCCCGAGGAGAagctctacctctacctctccGCAGCCGACGAGGCTGTCAGCGCTGTGCTCATCCGAGATGAGGGCACCCAAGTGCCGGTCTACTAC GACCGACCAGCCCATTCGGCAAATATTGGTGCGACCCGAACTTCTGGTCGCCTCACCAAGTGGGCTGTCGAATTGGGAGAATATGACTTGTCCTACGAGCCACGCACCGCCATAAAAGCTCAAGCTTTAGCTGACTTCCTTGCTGAGCTCACCTTCACGGAAGGTCCAGAGTCCACCTCAGCCTTACCCGAGGTGTCCACCTCATCCCTGTGGACATTGTATGTCGATGGATCCTCTAATGGAGACGGCTGCGGAGCCGGACTGCTCCTGGAAGGACCTCAGGGGGAGGTTTGCTCTTACGCCCTCCGCTTTGACTTCCCGGCCACCAACAATGAAGCCGAGTACGAGGCTCTAATCGCTGGACTCCAGCTAGCCCGCAAGCTCGGCGCCCAGCAAATCCACGTCCGCAGTGACTCCCAACTCGTGGTACGCCAAGTTATTGGTGAGTACGAGGCCAAGGATGAGACCATGCAACGGTACCTctccaaagttcaccaactcACCGCGTACTTCAAGTCATTCGAAATCCAAAGGATCCCTCGGTCCCAGAATAAGCGAGCCGACGCCTTATCCCGGCTGGCTTCCACTTCATTCTCTGACCTCAGCAAAACCGTCTTGGTGGAGGTCCTGAGTGAACCAGGGTACGTGGAAGAGGTGGCCTGCCCCGTGCACTCTGAAGAAACTTGGATGACCCCGTTCATCCTTTTCTTGGGTCAAGGAGTCCTTCCCGAAGACCGAGCTGAAGCAAGGAAGATACAACGCAAAGCCGCTCGGTATGCACTCCGCGATGGAGAACTATATAAGCGCTCCTACCTCGGCCCATGGTTGAGGTGTGTCACCCCCGAGGCAGGACGCGAGGTCCCCCACGAGATCCACGAGGGCCTATGTGGGGCTCACATCGGCCACAGGATGCTAGCTAAGAAAGCTATGCTCCTGGGATATTTCTGGCCATCACTTCGGCAAGACTCCCAGGACCTCGTTCTCGGCTGCCCTTCCTGCCAAGTCCACGCACCCGAGCACCACCAGCCTTCAAACTTCATGGTCCCCATCACTTCACCCTGGCCGTTTGAGCAATGGGGGACAGACATCATAGGTCCCTTCCCCAAAGCCGTCGGGGGTTATACATTCTTAGTAACCGCTGTGGAttacttcaccaagtgggtCGAGGCCGAGCCACTTCGGACCATCTCAGGGCTGgccattcaaaaattcttttggaagTGCATTATCTGCCGCTTCGGCATACCTCGGGTCATCATCTCGGACAATGGGAGACAGTTTGCCGAGAACCCGTTCAAGACTTGGTGCGAGAACCTCGGCATCAAACAACACTTCACTTCGGTAGGCCACCCCCAGGCCAATGGTCAAGCAGAAAACTTCAACCGGACTCTTCTACATGGTCTCAGGACCCGACTACACCGAGTTGGGTCATCTTGGGTGGAGGAACTCCCCAGTGTCCTGTGGTCGTATCGGACCACGCCGAGGTCAGCGACGCGAGAGACCCCATTCTCCCTGACCTACGGCGCCGAGGCGGTCATCCCGGCTGAGATCCTTACCCCCAGCCCTCGGCTGGCAGCCTATGCCGCCGAGGTGAACGACGAAGAGAGGCAGCTGGACCTCGACCTCGTCGAAGAACGAAGGAATCTCGCCTCAGCCCGGATAGCTTCTTACAAGAACACACTGGCACACTACTACAATGCCCGCGTGAGACATCGTAGATTCCAACCTGGAGACTTGGTTCTTAGAAAAAACTCAGTCAGCCGAGCTGAACCGCAAGGGAAATTATGCCCGAAATGGGAAGGCCCTTACCGAGTTGTGGAATCTGACGCTAAGGGGTATTGTAAACTGAGTTACCGAGATGGCTCATTAGTGCCGAGGTCTTGGCACGCCGAGAACCTCAGATTGTATTATTATTCGTTGAAGGTTATTGACTTTCATTCAGTTATTTCATTCAAAGTTGACTTCATCAGTATTCTTGTCAAGTTAGACTTCAACTTATTAGTTATTTTTTCAACCAATATGATGCCCAGCATACcttattaa